One window of the Camelina sativa cultivar DH55 chromosome 1, Cs, whole genome shotgun sequence genome contains the following:
- the LOC104709756 gene encoding uncharacterized protein LOC104709756 has translation MGEDDKKTVATSGSVEKAVAVTPYSVFASDNLGALITSVQLKGDNYNEWATEMLNALQAKRKTGFIDGSLPKPPEGHADLESWLSVNSMIVGWLRTSIEPRVRSTVTFITDAHKLWDNLRERFSVGNKVRVHQLMAKLASCRQEGQAVIDYYGRLAKMWEELQTYRPPPACTCSAGAAYEKEREDERVHQLVMGLDESRFGHVVTAIIEADALPDLRKVYNKVIREEDRLNSAKVREQQHEAVGFLARREQGSGDANTARRDSREESNFGGQSFGGNRGRDRLYSNCGRAGHEKNSCWQIVGYPEWFSERNGRGGRGSNRGGGRGGFSGGRGRGQVNIAYATSVNPNVAGSTNLTPEQMLRALSQMLKEKSSGGGDKLIGKICGDVILDRGASHHMTGDLSVLSNLKDTSPYTIGFADGSTTSSRQTGVFLSVSKLLKDSNCFAFFTDAVCVLQDRFSRTLIGAGKERDGVYYFADDKTARVNKTVRKVDEQLWHQRLGHPSFSVLATMPLFSGVSVSASPKKQFGKAVKMVRSDNGTEFLCLSSFFREKGIVHQTTCVGTPQQNGRVERKHRHLLNVARSLLFQANMPTKFWGEAVLTAAHVINLTPTKFLRHKCPHEVLFGQQPSYDELRVFGSLCYAHKQIRDKDKFVSRSRKCVFVGYPYGKKGWNLYDLDTNEFFVSRHVIFKETEFPFSSQLESEPSSCVVDNCDFDWLLDVSGNIENKGSVVGSTSETDSPDKVVETEVREVSPADLDVAILEVGPIVSPRTSPASVVNDDPSTVKAELGQGKRTKIPSVRLQDYMLYNTVASTPSNHVLPDHSICDSLVTVQGTSLYPLTDFITDARFSTRHKAFLAAVSASVEPRSYKEDIQDKQWTNAMGKEVGALEETNMFSYVDLPPGKVALDTMWVYNQVSL, from the exons ATGGGGGAAGATGATAAGAAAACTGTTGCGACCAGTGGGTCTGTAGAGAAAGCGGTAGCCGTAACCCCTTACTCTGTGTTCGCGTCCGACAACCTAGGGGCGTTGATCACATCGGTGCAGCTGAAAGGAGATAACTACAATGAGTGGGCTACGGAGATGTTGAACGCACTTCAAGCCAAGAGGAAGACTGGATTCATTGACGGGTCTTTGCCGAAACCACCGGAGGGTCATGCTGATTTGGAATCTTGGCTTAGTGTGAACTCCATGATCGTTGGGTGGCTGCGAACATCGATTGAGCCACGTGTTAGATCAACGGTGACGTTTATCACCGATGCTCACAAGTTGTGGGACAATTTGCGAGAACGTTTCTCAGTTGGGAATAAAGTACGTGTGCATCAACTAATGGCTAAGTTAGCTTCATGTAGACAAGAAGGGCAAGCGGTGATTGATTACTATGGACGGCTTGCCAAGATGTGGGAGGAGCTGCAAACGTATAGGCCACCACCGGCTTGTACGTGTTCTGCGGGAGCAGCATAtgagaaggagagagaagatgaaagagttCATCAGCTCGTGATGGGTCTCGACGAGTCGAGATTCGGACATGTGGTGACTGCAATTATTGAGGCTGATGCGTTGCCTGATCTCAGGAAAGTGTACAACAAAGTGATTCGAGAAGAAGATAGGCTGAATTCAGCAAAGGTACGTGAACAACAACATGAAGCTGTTGGATTTCTAGCTCGTCGTGAACAAGGGAGTGGTGATGCAAATACAGCTCGACGTGATTCTCGTGAAGAAAGTAATTTTGGGGGTCAAAGTTTCGGTGGAAACAGAGGACGTGATCGACTCTATTCCAACTGTGGGAGAGCTGGTCATGAGAAGAACTCATGTTGGCAGATTGTAGGATATCCAGAGTGGTTCTCCGAGAGGAATGGTAGAGGAGGACGTGGTTCAAACCGAGGCGGTGGTCGTGGTGGTTTTTCTggtggaagaggaagaggacaaGTTAATATTGCCTATGCAACAAGTGTCAATCCGAATGTTGCGGGTTCTACTAATCTCACTCCAGAACAAATGTTACGTGCGCTTTCTCAGAtgttgaaagaaaaatcaagtGGAGGTGGTGACAAATTGATTGGTAAGATATGTGGAGATGTGATTCTTGATAGAGGAGCTTCTCATCACATGACGGGAGATTTGTCTGTTCTTTCAAATCTCAAAGATACATCACCTTATACgattggttttgcagatggaagTACAACATCATCACGACAAACTGGCGTGTTCC TCTCGGTATCAAAACTCTTGAAGGATTCTAATTGTTTTGCGTTTTTCACCGACGCGGTGTGTGTTTTACAGGACCGGTTTTCGAGGACGTTGATTGGAGCCGGGAAAGAACGTGATGGAGTTTATTATTTTGCGGATGACAAAACTGCTCGAGTAAACAAGACAGTTCGGAAGGTTGATGAACAGTTGTGGCATCAGCGGTTAGGTCATCCCTCGTTTTCAGTATTAGCTACTATGCCTTTGTTTTCTGGTGTTTCTGTTTCTGCTAGTCCAA AAAAACAATTTGGTAAGGCGGTTAAAATGGTTCGAAGTGATAATGGAACAGAATTCTTGTGTTTGTCATCTTTCTTCCGAGAAAAGGGTATTGTACATCAAACCACTTGTGTGGGAACACCGCAACAAAATGGTAGAGTGGAAAGAAAGCATCGTCATCTCTTAAATGTTGCAAGATCGTTGTTATTTCAAGCAAATATGCCTACCAAATTTTGGGGAGAAGCGGTATTGACTGCAGCTCATGTTATTAATTTAACACCAACAAAGTTTCTACGTCATAAGTGTCCTCATGAGGTGTTGTTTGGACAACAACCTTCGTATGATGAGCTGAGAGTGTTCGGTTCTTTGTGTTATGCTCACAAACAGATACGAGACAAAGACAAGTTTGTCTCACGAAGTAGAAAATGTGTTTTCGTTGGTTACCCGTACGGTAAGAAAGGCTGGAACTTATACGATTTGGACACAAATGAGTTCTTTGTGTCTCGTCATGTGATATTCAAGGAAACTGAATTTCCTTTCTCTTCTCAGTTGGAATCCGAACCCTCTAGCTGTGTTGTAGACAATTGTGATTTTGATTGGCTTCTTGACGTATCGGGAAATATTGAAAACAAGGGGAGTGTCGTGGGTTCTACGAGTGAGACGGACTCCCCAGACAAAGTTGTCGAAACAGAGGTTCGTGAAGTTAGTCCTGCTGATCTTGATGTTGCAATTCTAGAAGTTGGACCCATTGTGTCGCCTAGAACTTCTCCTGCTAGTGTTGTGAATGATGATCCTAGTACCGTCAAAGCTGAATTAGGACAGGGTAAGCGTACGAAGATACCGTCTGTTCGATTGCAAGATTACATGTTGTATAATACTGTGGCAAGCACTCCATCTAATCACGTTCTTCCCGATCACTCCATCTGCGATTCTCTCGTCACGGTCCAAGGTACTTCACTATACCCACTCACCGATTTTATCACTGATGCACGTTTTTCGACCCGCCACAAAGCTTTTCTTGCAGCGGTTAGTGCATCAGTGGAGCCACGAAGTTACAAAGAGGATATTCAAGACAAACAGTGGACGAATGCTATGGGTAAAGAAGTTGGTGCTCTTGAGGAAACTAACATGTTTAGTTATGTCGATTTACCTCCGGGAAAAGTGGCTCTTGACACAATGTGGGTTTATAATCAAGTTTCACTCTGA